One Rhizobiales bacterium GAS188 DNA window includes the following coding sequences:
- a CDS encoding RNA polymerase, sigma subunit, ECF family, with protein sequence MTATDINSTIHAVFRIEWASLVAGIARILRDVGAAEELAQDVLVTALERWPAAGVPDNPGAWLMAAAKRRAIDTLRRRKLIERKHEELGREIEGEDKAVSDLDAAIDDDIGDDLLRLMFTACHPVLSTDARVALTLRLVAGLTTDEIARAFLVPEPTIAQRIVRAKRALAAARVPFEIPREAERSARLSSVLAAIYLIFNEGYAATEGEDLMRPGLCEEALRLGRILAELAPQEPEVHGLIALIEIQASRSAARIGPKGEAVLLPDQDRTRWDQLLIRRGLAALERAEAGAKGRGQALGPYALQAAIAACHARAGTAAETDWPGIAGLYDALAELAPSPVVELNRAVAVSRAFGPQAGLALVEALMTEPSLETYHLLPAVRGDLLAKLGRSDEARAAFERAASLTRNARERELLLSRAAACVSS encoded by the coding sequence GTGACGGCAACCGACATCAACAGCACGATTCACGCGGTCTTCAGGATCGAATGGGCGAGCCTGGTCGCCGGCATCGCGCGCATCCTGCGCGATGTCGGCGCTGCCGAAGAGCTGGCCCAGGATGTCCTGGTGACGGCGCTGGAACGCTGGCCGGCGGCCGGCGTTCCGGATAATCCCGGGGCCTGGTTGATGGCGGCTGCCAAGCGCCGCGCGATCGACACGCTGCGTCGCCGCAAGCTCATCGAACGCAAGCATGAAGAGCTCGGTCGCGAGATCGAAGGTGAGGACAAAGCGGTGTCCGATCTCGATGCGGCGATCGACGACGATATCGGCGACGATCTCCTGCGGCTGATGTTCACGGCCTGCCATCCGGTGCTCTCGACCGACGCGCGCGTGGCGCTGACCTTGCGCCTCGTCGCGGGCCTGACGACGGACGAGATCGCGCGGGCCTTCCTCGTGCCGGAACCGACCATCGCGCAGCGCATCGTCCGGGCGAAGCGGGCGCTTGCGGCGGCGCGCGTCCCGTTCGAGATCCCGCGCGAAGCCGAACGGTCCGCCCGCCTGTCCTCGGTGCTGGCCGCGATCTACCTCATCTTCAACGAGGGCTATGCGGCAACCGAGGGCGAGGATTTGATGCGGCCCGGGCTTTGCGAGGAGGCGCTGCGCCTCGGGCGCATCCTGGCCGAGCTCGCACCGCAGGAGCCCGAGGTCCATGGCCTGATCGCGCTCATCGAGATCCAGGCGTCGCGCTCGGCCGCGCGGATCGGCCCCAAGGGCGAGGCGGTTCTGTTGCCGGACCAAGACCGCACCCGCTGGGACCAGCTCCTCATCCGGCGCGGCCTCGCCGCCCTCGAGCGGGCCGAGGCGGGGGCGAAGGGACGAGGGCAAGCGCTCGGCCCTTATGCGCTGCAGGCCGCGATCGCCGCCTGCCATGCGCGGGCCGGCACGGCGGCGGAGACCGATTGGCCGGGCATCGCCGGGCTCTACGACGCGCTGGCCGAGCTTGCGCCCTCACCTGTCGTCGAGTTGAACCGGGCGGTCGCGGTCTCCAGGGCCTTCGGTCCGCAGGCGGGCCTCGCGCTCGTCGAGGCGCTGATGACGGAGCCCTCGCTCGAGACCTATCACCTGTTGCCGGCCGTGCGCGGCGATCTCCTCGCCAAGCTCGGCCGCAGCGACGAGGCGCGTGCCGCGTTCGAGCGCGCAGCGTCGCTGACGCGAAACGCCCGCGAGCGCGAGTTGCTGCTCAGCCGCGCCGCCGCCTGCGTGAGTTCGTGA
- a CDS encoding cation transport protein ChaC: MQDDQAAGENSPASYTITRERLRDGSHLAQLRARALPGFPIRSDEEIEASLKQALAGRPDKGDVWVFGYGSLIWNPAFEFAEKRVAMVRGWHRRFCLWLKAGRGTPELPGLMLALDRGGCCRGLAFRVDKAKVEEELLILWRREMLSGSYDARWVDAQADGKPLRVLTFVANRRHARFTNLLSDDEVAERIAVARGPLGSCAEYLLNTVHHLEALGFRDASLERIRHRVERRGRLPMAVAALGS, translated from the coding sequence ATGCAGGATGATCAGGCCGCCGGGGAGAATTCGCCGGCGAGCTACACCATCACGCGCGAGCGCTTGCGCGACGGTTCCCATCTCGCCCAATTGCGGGCCCGCGCGCTCCCCGGTTTCCCGATCCGTTCCGATGAGGAGATCGAAGCCTCGCTCAAGCAGGCGCTCGCCGGCCGGCCGGACAAGGGCGATGTCTGGGTGTTCGGCTATGGCTCGCTCATCTGGAATCCCGCTTTCGAATTCGCCGAGAAGCGGGTCGCCATGGTGCGCGGCTGGCATCGCCGCTTCTGCCTGTGGCTCAAGGCCGGCCGCGGCACGCCGGAGCTGCCGGGGCTGATGCTGGCGCTCGATCGCGGCGGCTGCTGTCGCGGCCTCGCCTTCCGTGTCGACAAGGCCAAGGTCGAGGAGGAGCTCCTGATCCTGTGGCGGCGCGAGATGCTGAGCGGCTCCTATGACGCACGCTGGGTCGATGCGCAGGCGGATGGCAAGCCCTTGAGGGTGCTCACCTTCGTGGCCAACCGGCGCCATGCCCGCTTCACCAATCTCCTCTCCGACGACGAGGTGGCGGAGCGGATCGCCGTGGCGCGGGGGCCGCTCGGCAGTTGCGCCGAATATCTCCTCAACACGGTCCATCACCTCGAAGCGCTCGGCTTCCGCGACGCCAGCCTCGAACGCATCCGCCACCGCGTCGAGAGGCGGGGGCGCCTGCCTATGGCCGTGGCTGCACTCGGAAGCTGA
- a CDS encoding translation elongation factor 2 (EF-2/EF-G) → MGYTNGSSGGEHGVGPRLIAIVGPFQSGKTTLLEAMLARAGAITRQGSVREGSSIGDSSPEARAHAMSVEANIATADYLGDRYTFVDCPGSVEFAHEMRNVLPVCDAAIVVCEADAKKTPALQVIMRQLEEIGLPRILFLNKIDAATTRVRDTLAMLQPASRTPLLLRQIPIWKDDIATGFIDLALERAFVYREHAASTVVDLPADEFDRKKEARFSMLERLADYDDALMEELISDIEPSRDKVFEDMVKELRSGHLVPLMIGATDRGNGVTRLLKALRHEVPGIARTAERLGLKAEGPALAHVMRSIHTAHGGKLSLARVLRGSFADGTTVTGSGGAEERIAGLSRLMGTSATKVTKAELGDTLTFLRLDHIATGDCFTDTREAPARLERSEPIQPVQVFALRVKDRKDEVRLAAALAKLVDEDPSLNFVQDQETGELRLAGQGEMHLRFALERLNSRFGVTADARKPNVAYRETIKEAVSVRGRHKKQSGGHGQFGDVVIDVKPRRRGDGFAFDEKVHGGTVPRQYFSSVEAGVKDALNRGPLGFPVVDVAVTLTDGSYHSVDSSDMAFRAAAKVAIGEALPKARPVLLEPILSVDIAVPTEAMSRATGLVAARRGQILGYDARPGWEGWDVLKAQIPEAEIGDLIVELRSATAGVGSYASHFDHLAEVNGKPADAIIAQHRMQRAE, encoded by the coding sequence ATGGGTTATACGAATGGTTCGTCAGGAGGCGAGCACGGCGTGGGGCCGCGATTGATCGCGATCGTCGGCCCCTTCCAGAGCGGCAAGACGACGCTTCTCGAGGCCATGCTGGCGCGCGCGGGCGCCATCACCCGCCAGGGCAGCGTGCGCGAGGGATCCAGCATCGGGGATTCGAGCCCCGAGGCGCGCGCCCATGCGATGAGCGTCGAGGCGAATATCGCGACCGCCGATTACCTGGGTGACCGCTACACCTTCGTCGATTGCCCGGGCTCGGTCGAGTTCGCCCATGAGATGCGGAACGTCCTTCCCGTCTGCGACGCCGCGATCGTCGTCTGCGAGGCCGATGCCAAGAAGACGCCGGCCCTGCAGGTGATCATGCGCCAGCTCGAGGAGATCGGCCTGCCGCGCATCCTGTTCCTCAACAAGATCGATGCAGCGACCACCCGCGTGCGAGACACGCTCGCCATGCTGCAGCCTGCCTCCCGCACCCCGCTTCTTTTGCGCCAGATCCCGATCTGGAAGGACGATATCGCGACCGGCTTCATCGATCTCGCCCTGGAACGCGCCTTCGTCTATCGCGAACATGCCGCCTCGACCGTCGTCGATTTGCCGGCCGACGAGTTCGACCGCAAGAAGGAGGCCCGCTTCTCGATGTTGGAGCGCCTGGCCGATTACGACGATGCGCTGATGGAGGAGCTGATCTCCGATATCGAGCCGTCGCGCGACAAGGTCTTCGAGGACATGGTCAAGGAGCTGCGTTCGGGGCATCTCGTGCCCCTGATGATCGGCGCGACCGATCGCGGCAACGGCGTCACGCGGCTGCTCAAGGCGCTGCGCCACGAAGTGCCGGGCATCGCGCGCACAGCTGAGCGGCTTGGGCTTAAGGCGGAGGGCCCGGCGCTCGCCCATGTGATGCGCAGCATCCACACCGCCCATGGCGGCAAGCTCTCCCTCGCCCGCGTCCTGCGCGGCAGCTTCGCCGACGGCACGACCGTGACCGGCTCGGGCGGGGCCGAGGAGCGGATCGCCGGCCTGTCGCGCCTGATGGGGACGAGCGCCACCAAAGTGACCAAGGCCGAGCTCGGCGATACCTTAACCTTCCTGCGGCTCGATCACATCGCCACGGGGGATTGCTTCACCGACACCAGGGAGGCGCCGGCGAGGCTCGAGCGCTCCGAACCCATCCAGCCGGTCCAGGTCTTTGCGCTGCGGGTGAAGGACCGCAAGGACGAGGTGCGCCTCGCCGCGGCGCTCGCCAAGCTCGTCGACGAGGACCCCTCGCTCAACTTCGTCCAGGATCAGGAGACGGGGGAGCTGCGCCTCGCCGGCCAGGGCGAGATGCATCTGCGCTTCGCGCTCGAGCGGCTGAACTCCCGCTTCGGGGTGACGGCGGATGCGCGCAAGCCCAATGTCGCCTATCGGGAGACGATCAAGGAGGCGGTGTCGGTGCGCGGCCGGCACAAGAAGCAGTCGGGCGGGCATGGCCAGTTCGGCGATGTCGTCATCGACGTGAAGCCGCGTCGGCGCGGCGACGGCTTCGCTTTCGACGAGAAGGTGCATGGCGGCACCGTGCCGCGCCAGTATTTCTCTTCGGTCGAAGCGGGCGTGAAGGATGCGCTCAATCGCGGCCCGCTCGGCTTCCCGGTGGTCGATGTCGCGGTGACGCTCACCGACGGCTCCTATCATTCGGTCGACTCCTCCGACATGGCGTTTCGCGCCGCCGCCAAGGTCGCTATCGGCGAGGCGCTGCCGAAGGCGCGCCCTGTGCTGCTCGAGCCGATCCTCTCGGTCGATATCGCGGTGCCGACCGAGGCGATGTCGCGGGCGACAGGCCTTGTGGCGGCGCGCCGGGGACAGATCCTCGGCTATGACGCACGTCCCGGCTGGGAGGGCTGGGACGTGCTCAAGGCGCAGATCCCGGAGGCCGAGATCGGCGATCTGATCGTGGAATTGCGTTCGGCGACTGCCGGTGTCGGCAGCTATGCCTCGCATTTCGACCATCTCGCCGAAGTCAACGGCAAGCCGGCCGATGCGATCATCGCCCAGCACAGGATGCAGCGCGCCGAGTAG
- a CDS encoding Uncharacterized conserved protein, whose translation MRMIMIYRPEEDMETAAPPTQEHFAAMGAFIGEMAEAGVLLAADGLLPSSKGAKVRLAKGKLSVTDGPFAEAKEVIGGFAIVQLPSMEEAVKVAERFLKIAGDGESEIRQMHDAPAFERN comes from the coding sequence ATGCGAATGATCATGATCTATAGGCCCGAGGAGGACATGGAGACGGCCGCGCCGCCGACCCAAGAGCACTTCGCCGCGATGGGGGCCTTCATCGGCGAGATGGCGGAGGCGGGCGTGCTGCTCGCGGCCGACGGGCTGTTGCCGAGCTCGAAGGGCGCGAAGGTCCGGCTCGCCAAAGGCAAGCTTTCCGTCACCGACGGCCCCTTCGCCGAAGCCAAGGAGGTGATCGGCGGCTTCGCCATCGTGCAACTGCCGTCGATGGAAGAAGCGGTCAAGGTCGCCGAGCGCTTCCTCAAGATCGCAGGTGACGGCGAAAGCGAGATCCGCCAGATGCACGACGCGCCCGCCTTCGAGCGCAACTGA
- a CDS encoding Uncharacterized conserved protein, producing the protein MRFMMLTIQKTRVEARTDAEAVATLTTFTRELQRAGVLLAPGRLHPPSTGARLSLSNGKPKVSDGPFAEANEVIGGYWLIQVKSKEEAIAWASRCPASDHDVIEIRQVQGFGQVWELADLP; encoded by the coding sequence ATGCGCTTCATGATGCTGACGATCCAGAAAACCCGTGTCGAGGCGAGGACTGACGCCGAGGCCGTTGCGACGCTGACGACATTCACCAGGGAGCTGCAAAGGGCCGGTGTCCTGCTCGCGCCCGGGCGCCTGCATCCGCCCTCGACAGGCGCGCGCCTATCGTTGTCAAACGGGAAGCCCAAGGTGAGCGACGGGCCCTTCGCCGAGGCGAATGAGGTGATCGGCGGCTATTGGCTGATCCAGGTGAAGTCGAAAGAGGAGGCGATCGCCTGGGCGTCGCGCTGTCCGGCATCGGACCATGACGTGATCGAGATCCGGCAGGTGCAAGGATTCGGGCAGGTGTGGGAGCTCGCCGATCTCCCCTGA
- a CDS encoding Transposase has translation MTTDGLFDDLPEGEAPRQAGSSAAEARVSRPARDQIGWEMVDLDQLVSQDHPVRLVVSFVAGLDLSALYSAIQARADGPGRNAIDPALLLGLWLFATVEGVGSARELARLCTQDLPYRWLCGGVGVNHHALSDFRSSHVELLDRLLTDSVTALVADGLVSLEQLAHDGVRVRASAGASSFRRGDRLSKIRAEMEDRVKTLRAELESAPDASQKRKLDRAARATADRLERCRKAQERLRELEAERAKLPKKDRVDPKTGEDKPLRVSVTDPQARVMRMAAGEYRPAYNIQVSCDPDTLVAVAMSVHDTGVDAGQLRPALEQIERRYQKRPSVILADCGFCSKDDISWSHLHGVTTIVPSNNEARRGDLAYATTYKGHMPGIAEWRRRMVEPATKVAYKARGMVECVFAQFRNRGLRLLRLRGRTKVKAEVLLHLLAHNMLCGARLRAAATT, from the coding sequence ATGACGACGGACGGTTTGTTTGACGATCTCCCTGAAGGTGAGGCTCCGCGGCAGGCTGGGTCAAGCGCTGCCGAGGCGCGCGTATCGCGGCCCGCTCGCGATCAGATTGGCTGGGAGATGGTCGATCTCGATCAGCTGGTATCGCAGGATCATCCGGTTCGTCTGGTGGTGAGCTTTGTGGCGGGCCTTGACCTGTCGGCGCTGTATTCGGCGATCCAGGCGCGGGCAGACGGGCCTGGCCGCAATGCGATCGACCCGGCGCTGTTGCTGGGGCTTTGGCTGTTCGCGACGGTTGAGGGCGTGGGCAGTGCACGGGAGCTGGCGCGACTTTGCACACAGGATCTGCCCTATCGCTGGCTCTGCGGTGGCGTGGGGGTGAACCACCACGCTTTGAGTGATTTTCGCAGCTCTCATGTCGAGCTTTTGGATCGGCTGTTGACCGACAGCGTGACGGCTCTTGTGGCGGATGGCTTGGTGAGCCTGGAACAGCTGGCCCATGACGGCGTGCGGGTGCGAGCATCGGCGGGAGCGTCGTCGTTTCGCCGCGGGGATCGTCTTTCCAAGATCCGGGCTGAGATGGAAGATCGCGTGAAGACGCTTCGCGCCGAGCTCGAGAGCGCGCCCGACGCCAGCCAGAAGCGCAAGCTGGACAGAGCCGCACGGGCGACGGCCGACCGCTTGGAGCGCTGCCGGAAGGCGCAAGAACGCTTGCGTGAGCTGGAGGCCGAGCGTGCCAAGCTGCCGAAGAAGGACCGGGTCGATCCCAAAACCGGCGAGGACAAACCGCTACGTGTCTCCGTCACCGATCCGCAGGCGAGAGTGATGCGGATGGCGGCGGGAGAATACCGACCGGCCTACAACATCCAGGTGTCTTGTGATCCCGACACCTTGGTGGCAGTCGCCATGTCGGTGCACGACACCGGCGTCGACGCCGGACAGCTTCGGCCGGCCCTCGAGCAGATTGAGAGGCGTTACCAGAAGCGCCCTTCGGTCATTCTGGCCGATTGCGGGTTCTGCAGCAAAGACGACATCTCTTGGTCGCACCTGCACGGGGTGACGACCATTGTCCCCAGCAACAATGAGGCGCGCCGGGGCGATCTGGCTTATGCGACGACTTACAAGGGTCACATGCCCGGCATAGCGGAATGGCGGCGCAGGATGGTCGAGCCTGCCACCAAGGTAGCCTATAAGGCGCGCGGCATGGTCGAATGTGTTTTCGCCCAGTTCCGCAACCGGGGGTTGCGGCTTCTGCGCCTGCGCGGACGCACCAAAGTCAAAGCCGAGGTTCTTCTCCACCTTCTGGCTCACAACATGCTGTGCGGCGCACGGCTCAGAGCGGCCGCCACCACCTGA
- a CDS encoding Lipoprotein-anchoring transpeptidase ErfK/SrfK has product MRRFIACAALACGVSFATAAGAYDIDPLTHLPFPQIAADSRVGYTPIPREQVAYNGPYGPGMIVISTEERRLYYILPDHQAMKYGVGVGRPGFSWGGVNAVSMKKEWPEWTPPAQMLRRRPDLPRHMAGGVDNPLGARAMYLGSTLFRIHGSNEPETIGQAVSSGCIRMTNDDVVDLYERVKVGTRVVVLR; this is encoded by the coding sequence ATGAGACGTTTCATTGCCTGTGCCGCCCTGGCTTGTGGTGTCTCGTTCGCAACCGCCGCAGGCGCATATGACATCGATCCCCTGACGCATTTGCCCTTCCCGCAGATCGCCGCCGACAGCCGCGTCGGCTACACCCCGATCCCGCGCGAGCAGGTCGCCTATAACGGCCCCTACGGGCCCGGCATGATCGTCATCTCCACCGAGGAGCGCCGCCTCTATTACATCCTGCCGGACCATCAGGCGATGAAATACGGCGTGGGCGTCGGCCGTCCGGGCTTTTCCTGGGGCGGCGTCAACGCCGTCAGTATGAAGAAGGAATGGCCGGAATGGACGCCTCCGGCGCAGATGCTGCGCCGCCGCCCCGACCTGCCGCGCCATATGGCGGGCGGCGTCGACAACCCGCTCGGCGCGCGCGCCATGTATCTCGGCTCGACCCTGTTCCGCATCCATGGCTCGAACGAGCCGGAGACGATCGGCCAGGCCGTGTCCTCGGGCTGCATCCGCATGACCAATGACGACGTGGTCGATCTCTATGAGCGCGTGAAGGTCGGCACGCGGGTGGTCGTGCTGCGCTGA